The genomic interval CATTGTAAAAGAGACTTTATATGTCACATATAACATGCTTTCTGCACCAATTTAATCGCAACGGAGACAAATAAACTTAAATTATGATGCAACGTGTACGTACATAGGTACAATCTGAATTAAGGAAAACTGAAAAGAAGCGCCCAAACTAGTGAGAGGTGCTACACATGTTGATTGTAGCATATACCTCAAACTACATTACTAGATCATTGAAGACCTGCATCTGTTGCCTCAGTGTAAGATCATTGAGCCGTTTAATGTTTATTATTGTTCTTGGTCCATATGATTTCTTCCCACCTGGAGATTTCCCAGCGCCCGCATGTGAGAGGGAACTGAGCCTTCATCTTCAGGGCAATCCTGTCTACACGGCCACTCAGCTGCGCAAACGATGATATTGATATTCTCTCTAGTGCCGGCAGTGTTGCTCCAACACCGAACAGGAGATCGGCGAGTTCCATCTCAGGATCCGTTCCGACAAAGCCACTGATTCGTATCTTCCGAAGAGATTCCAGTTGCAGTTGTTCTTTATGTGCTTTTCGTGGATCATATTCGCGGCCTTGGCATGGCTTTGCAGCTTCAGTATCGGCATCATCGTCCTGATAGTTCAAATAATTATGGAATTCAAATAATGATATGGATTAATATCAAAGACAAAGTGCTAATCAAAGTTATAATTGATAACAAACTATGGTTTATCCTGTAGCACCTTTTGGGTTCAGAAttggaattaaaagaaaaggatgcTGCATCAATGCCATGAACTAAGATAGATtatcttgatcaaatttgcgtatAAAAAACCTTAAGCATTGAAAAAACAGATACGTGCTCCATTTTCTGTAGCTATATAAATGATTTTTTACATGCCTCACATTGTGACACTGCATGCAGGTGGCTACTTACCGGAAACACAAGATTATGTGGATCCTGCCTTGTAAACTGGTGTACTGTTGATAGATCAATGTGCAGCAGAGTTAGGTTTGGGCATCGCCTAAGGAAAGAAAAGACACTTGGACCAATTGGGCAGCTGTGCAACCGGAGAATTGTGATGATCGTCAAGGAGAGTGTCCTGATGTTGGGAAGACATGGTATGCGTTCCACGAAGTCCTGCACACATGTAGCAAACAATTAATTCTTAAGAGTATGTGCATGCAGGTGCAGTTTTATCTAATTTGCGATCGAGCTGCAAAGCTAGCTAGTTAGCTTAAAATTTCAGAACAGAAACTGAAATGTAATATTTGTACCTCTCTTGCAAACATGGATGGCTTGAATCCATCAGGTATGTCAACAAAAACATCTAACCGGTCAGCTCCAGAGCATGTCTCAAGGAAATGCACGAGATCATGCAAAGAGAATTCGATTCTCGATATGCTGGGCCAGTAGACAAGGAGGCCAGACAAGCGGCGGACGCATCGAGCGTCGGTGAGAAAGTTGAGCTGCTTGGGGAACCTGCCGGACCAGCTGATCACCTCCAGCCTCGGCGCCGAGATGTTAACCAGAGTGTCGGTGGTGAGCGCCGCCAAACTCCTGAAGCAGTGGACCACGGTCAGCAACCGGAGCTTGGCTGCAACCACCTGCAGCAGCGCAAGTTGGTAGACGTCGTTGACCttgagctcctcgagcatgtccaTGTGAAGGATGAGCGGCCACAGCCCCTGCTCCCCGGTCATGTTGTGTACACTGCGAAGGTGCAGCTTGGTTAGCTGAGGGAAGCATGATGACAAGAACTCGCCGAACCCATGCATCTGCAGTTTCAAATTCGAGAGGCTCAGCTCCGTCAACCGGCTGAATGCAGCAGGTTCTGGGTGCTCCGGGAAGATGAGCAAGGGTTTGTGATAGAAGTTGGCGCTCAAGGTCAGGGCCATGGCCTTGGCCTGCAAGCTGTTTGGCAGAACCAGCTGGTCCAGCTCAACGCACATAGATCCTGTTCCACAGGGCCGACTTGGGTGCGCGGCGACGACGTTGACCAGGAGTGACGGATGCCCCTCGCGCGCGCGGACCATCAATTTTCCAGGAAAAGATCCCGCCATCGGAATTTAAGTCGTTTTGGCCACTGAAGAATGAGACCATCCCGCCACGTGTGTGAGTACTTCTCCAgcgaagaaaaaaataaaatgagAAAAGAAAGGAGACGCCCCGTCTCCTCACACGCGGAGCCGTCCCACCCACCAATCCCACCTTCCACGGCCCACGCTAGTCCTCCCCAAATCAGGCCCTAGCGCGCCCACATCCGCGAAACCACAGCAGGAGGAGGGTCTGGCGCCGGCGTGGCCGTCCGACTGTCCCTTCCTCCACTCCCCCCCGCCCCCCGCCGCCAGATCGACGGGGTCAACCACATCGCGCCAGATCTTGGATCTTCTGTCCGCCTCCGCCCAGCACCACACTGCGTCCGCGCGCGCGCGTGGCTCGTGTCCGTGGGAGGCATCTGCACGCCGGCGTCCGGGACATGACGCGCCCTCCTTCCATCCCAACAACGtcctcctccgctccgccgcAGCATCGCCAACCAAGGACAAGGTCTATTTTCCCCCATTTTCTGCTTACCGGTGGGGATCAAATTACCCATGCCTTTATTTCTGTGCTACTGCATCTATCGTCCATACAAGAGACCCTTTTTGGATGGCACCATATGTGTTCACTacgctgctgcaatacttgtgaaTCGATCCAGGGCTTCGTTTATGTGTAACTGCGCATCTCTGCACCCATCTATCTAGCAGCACTAGTTGAGTTGTGAAACTCATTGTTCACTACAATGAAGACACATCTTTGCTTGTTACTGTCGTGCTTCGATTAATTACTTTTCTAGTTCCACACTCTTTGCTTGCAATCGTACTAGTACAACTTTGCTTGTTTAAGTTGCAACTTCATCTGATATTCTCTTGTTCGTGTCTGCTGTCTTAGCCATACATTTGTCAGGAATTTCTTATATTTCTTCCAACACAAACCCGTCATTTAAGTTAATCCCCATTCTGAACTGCAAAATCGATTTTGTTCGTCATGCAGGAAATACGGGGACCTGGACAGCGATGGGGAAGAAGGCCTGGAGCTTTCCAAGGAGGCTGTCGACTCCCATCTCGAACTTGAGGGAGACGTCATCCACACCAGCCACCATGACGCCCCACAAAAGGTCATCCACACCAGCCGTGCTCTAGCCTAGTTTACTAATGATTTCATCCATTCCAAAATTACCTACTTTCATGCACCATGTGTCACTGCATCTGATCCATGCGAGTGTTTGTCAGCTTGGAGTCGAGTGGCACAACCATTCATGATACGAGTTGCATGCTGCTGCATACGAAGATAGCTGGCCATCTTGTATGATGAGAGTTTAAAACATGATGGCATGATAATATTTTGCATGGCAGATAGGAGATCCTTTGTCGAGGAGGTGACGGAGGAGACCCACGACGTGTCCCAGGAGGCAAATGGCGTGGCCATGGAAGCTTGTCTCTTGCAAGGTACCCCTATTTCGCCTCTACACTAGCTAACTATTTTTGGACCTGTTCCGTTTTGTTTTCTTATCTGCTTGGTTTCGCTTGGCAGGGAAACTGGAAGGAACCGTTGAGTATCCGGCCAAGACAATCCTGCCGAATAGCAGCAAACATGTATGATACTAGAGGATGATACGAAGGCCACTTGCATCACTAATCTGTTATTTAATTCTGCTCTAGAGAGAGCAGCATCTGTGATGATACCATCTGTAGGTGATTCCTTTGATTCCCGTTTATCCCCTGTTTTTTCTCTTCTTGCTCAAGTTTATGCATTGCACATGCATAACGAAGGTGTCAAGAGGTAGAGTTATCTGGAGTATAAATAGATGGTTAAGAATGATGCACTTTTATTGATTATAGCTTCTATGCATGTTGTGATCGGTAAGTAACCCATCCTTTTATTGCTCATGTATCTCTCCTGGTCAGCTTTGTTGTGCAACTGTACATTATTATGTCTAGTCACAGAACTGGAATAAAAAGGGACAATTAAAAGTGCAATACTTTAGTTTATTCCAACTTCCCTCTATCACCTTGCTCCCCTTTTATAACCTTATTTTCTCTCTCACATTGTATGTTCTCTTTTCTGTTTGGCGATAATTATCGCGTTCTAGATAAATGTCTCCATATATATATCAAAAGCTGATGCATTAGCATGCTGTTCTGGAATTGAAAAGCAACAAACTGTCATTTTATTCCTTTTTATCCCTGGCATTACACTAATTcaatcatttttttgaatttttactgATGGCTATTCTATCGTGCTGAAGGTTGGGATGCTACAAGATCTTGAATTTGGCGGAGACGCCTGGCCTTGGCTACAACCTCTCGGTGAGCTACTGGTTTACCTCTACAATCTCTGGCTCCCATGTGTTTTGTGGTTGTAGTATGCTCCGGCCATCGAGCCAGGGATGCCTATTTGAATTTTGGTGATGATGCACATCTGGTCACCTAGTTTCTAAGGCTTGTGTCTAAGAATCTAACATGTCGGCCTGGTTATTAGAGGTCCTGATGCTAATATTTAGTCCTGGTAATTGATGGTTTGTGTTATACGCCTAAACTTGCTGTTATCTGGCTATGAATACCCCTGGTTGGTATTGTGTGGTCTTTATCTTTGATCGATTTATATAGGAATGGTTGCTATTGCTCTGTTCAGGCTTTAGTATGTGTCCATATATGTACATTGTACTTGCAAATTCTGCATTCTTTACATGAGATGGACTATTTCTCCTTATACTTGTGTTGCGAGCTGCTATTTGAAACCTCGTCAGTTGGGGGTCATTTCTAGTTGGAAGCATGCCAGTTTACTGTTTGGAAGCGTGAAATTGTTAATGTAGCCAATCTTTACTGTTTGGTGCTAATATTTAGTCCTGGTAATTGATGGTTTTGTGTTATAGGCCTAAACTTGCTGTTATCTGGCTATGAATACCCCTGCTTGGTATTGTGTGGTCTTTATCTTTGATCGATTTATATAGGAATGGTTGGTATTGCTCAGTTCAGGCTTAAGTATCTATCCATATATGTACATTGTACTTGCAAATTCTGCATTCTTTACATGAGATGGACTATTTCTCCTTATACTTGTGTTGCGAGCTGCTATTTGAAACCTCGTCAGTTGGGGGTCATTTCTAGTTGGAAGCATGCCAGTTTACTGTTTGGAAGCGTGAAATTGTTAATGTAGCCAATCTTTGTTTCCTGGATATATATTAGCCACTGTATTTGAGGGCTAGCTGTCACAGCTCGTAAGCTGAAACGCCGAGTATATTGTCCTGTTGATGTATTAAGCATTCCAGGGGGTATTCCATGAAACTTTATTTGCTTTTGGCATATGTTTATCTATCCACATGCTCATGAGATGCTAACTAGACTATGGCAAGCTCATGTGTCCTTCCGCTTTTATGCAGGCTAttgagccgagcgagagctatatTCGCTTGCTGCTATTGGGCTTCTGCTAAACATGGAGCCAGAAGAGCATCGAGCCTGCTCGCAGCAAAGGCAGGCATGGAAGGCACAATGGCTGTGAAGCGGGCTCAAACAACGAGACACAGTAACTTCTGTAGTCCTGTTTTTATGTGTTACTTGAGATGGACAGAGAAACACAGTAACTTCTGTAGTGTTTGTTTGTGTGGGATGCATTTGTACAGAGGACTGGTCTGACTTCCCTTGTGACTCAAACAACGGCAGCCTTCAATCTTTGAAGGTACATATGCTCAATCAACCAGCTAATTACCATGATTTTGTTAACATAAATAGCAGCATTAGTTTGCAGGCTTATAATTTGAGACTATGGGTGATAACTAACATCAACAATTAATTTTGAATGTAAATGCAGGATCATATGCTATCCACGAGTCTAAAGATATTATCAGACCTGACTCCTGCTTGGCTGAGGCGGCGAGTTCACCATGTCGCAAACGCGGTGGCGTGCTATTTTGCAAATTCTCTCAGGTGATTCCTCAGGTTCCCTTGTTGCTATTGTTATTGTTATCTGGTAGCACTCTTGCTATTGGTTGGAATGAATTTTCGAGTAGGCTGTAGCCTTTAAATCTAAGAATCAGTGTTTGCTTTGCTAAATATTATGTTTTGTCCTTGTTCGAGGATAACGAGTAGCGCTGAAAGACAGCAGTGACCTTTTCTTCTTCAACTCCCATGTGTTTGGGGCGAGTTTCTGGTTCTCCCTTGTCTCATCTACATGCCCTGTGATACCATGGAGCTGTTTCTTATTTGGGCAAACACACTTGCTATAATTAAGCTCTGTTGTGGTTGAACAACAAGACAAAAGTGTTGCTGCTGCCTATGATAAGACGGGTGAAATTGGTTTTTGCCTTGTTAAACCAATATATCAAAAGATGAACTCTGTTGGCATTCTTCATAGTTTAAtgagaagaaagaaaaaataatgTTGAGGGCTTGGATTAGCTAACTTTGGAACCGTGTTCTTGCATTTCAGCTCTTGGTAAAGCAAGAGAGAAAGGAGATGAAGAAGACTAAGGACCTGCTAGCTGGATCCTTCCACTTTCTGTAGGTAATATGCTTGGTCTGCCTGAACTCATGGCTACACGTCTCCATCTGCTTGTGTGTGACCCATATATTAAGCCTATCCGGCTCGGGTGGCCAATCTATGTAATATTTCCGTTTCAGTCCTTGTACTGCTAAGTCGTAGTCAGGCATACGTTtgtgcttcaaaaaaaaaaaggcataCGTTTGTGATATTTGTTGTTAAAACTTGCGCCTCTGATTAGTTGTTAGAATTTTGATGTTTGCTGTGTGATCAAAAAGTCTGAAAAATAGGTACGGTCATGCCCAAGTTTCGAGCCCACAATGAGCTAATAGGGATCGAAGAACTAGGTTAGTAGCTGTGTGtcgtcatttttttgattttgctTAAAAGAGAAATCTGGAATTTGCTCTTGACGAGGCTCTTTATGACAAATTGTCACGTACTTAAATGGCTTCAAATCCGCATTTATGTGTTGCACTTCAAGTACGTATGTAGCTAGTAACTTATATATCTTCAAGTACGTATGTAGCTAGTAACTTATATATCTTTTTGCTCC from Lolium rigidum isolate FL_2022 unplaced genomic scaffold, APGP_CSIRO_Lrig_0.1 contig_34399_1, whole genome shotgun sequence carries:
- the LOC124681141 gene encoding uncharacterized protein LOC124681141 yields the protein MAGSFPGKLMVRAREGHPSLLVNVVAAHPSRPCGTGSMCVELDQLVLPNSLQAKAMALTLSANFYHKPLLIFPEHPEPAAFSRLTELSLSNLKLQMHGFGEFLSSCFPQLTKLHLRSVHNMTGEQGLWPLILHMDMLEELKVNDVYQLALLQVVAAKLRLLTVVHCFRSLAALTTDTLVNISAPRLEVISWSGRFPKQLNFLTDARCVRRLSGLLVYWPSISRIEFSLHDLVHFLETCSGADRLDVFVDIPDGFKPSMFAREDFVERIPCLPNIRTLSLTIITILRLHSCPIGPSVFSFLRRCPNLTLLHIDLSTVHQFTRQDPHNLVFPDDDADTEAAKPCQGREYDPRKAHKEQLQLESLRKIRISGFVGTDPEMELADLLFGVGATLPALERISISSFAQLSGRVDRIALKMKAQFPLTCGRWEISRWEEIIWTKNNNKH